In Chitinophaga nivalis, a single genomic region encodes these proteins:
- a CDS encoding FecR family protein, whose product MKHPAALLEKFFRGACNEAEKQAVTAYFAEHPEAMQPWLTEESWHSFHPEHTLSTDVSDKMLAVIENRTWQKKTVKTLYYKWIAAAVLGAVLTGFVWNSYRHQPATQIAAATPVTRAVTVPDTFVQQANHTREIMSIRLKDGSKAELAPGSQLKYLSSFAVTGREIFLTGEAVFKVAPDKNKPFTVHAGNLATTALGTVFKITAWNAAKKPIRVQLISGKVKVQPDSLAGIKGLKTTYLLPGEELSFDPVKMTTVVNKTVSTPTRQVIAKAEKEIFMFNNEPLANIFRLMSEKYHLTIQCQEGTLRDMSFTGTFDSSKESLTDFLSTIATLNNLTMKQTNNIIYVTP is encoded by the coding sequence ATGAAGCATCCAGCAGCATTACTTGAAAAGTTTTTCCGGGGAGCATGTAACGAAGCAGAAAAGCAGGCTGTCACCGCTTATTTCGCGGAACATCCGGAAGCGATGCAGCCCTGGTTAACAGAAGAGAGCTGGCATTCTTTTCACCCGGAGCACACTTTATCAACCGACGTTTCCGACAAAATGCTGGCCGTCATTGAAAATCGTACCTGGCAAAAGAAAACGGTGAAGACCCTTTACTATAAATGGATCGCGGCTGCAGTACTGGGTGCTGTCCTTACGGGTTTTGTATGGAACAGCTACCGTCACCAGCCGGCAACGCAGATAGCAGCGGCCACACCTGTTACACGTGCGGTTACGGTGCCGGATACTTTTGTACAACAGGCCAATCATACGCGGGAAATAATGTCTATCCGTTTAAAAGACGGCAGCAAGGCAGAACTGGCACCTGGTAGCCAGCTAAAGTACCTGTCTTCTTTTGCTGTTACCGGCCGGGAAATATTTTTAACGGGAGAAGCCGTATTCAAAGTAGCTCCCGACAAAAACAAACCATTTACCGTACATGCAGGTAACCTGGCTACTACCGCCCTGGGGACCGTGTTCAAAATCACCGCCTGGAACGCTGCAAAAAAACCTATCCGCGTACAACTCATCAGTGGTAAGGTAAAGGTGCAACCAGACAGCCTGGCGGGCATTAAAGGGCTTAAAACCACTTATCTGCTGCCCGGCGAGGAGCTCTCTTTTGATCCGGTGAAAATGACCACGGTAGTCAATAAAACAGTGAGCACGCCCACCAGGCAGGTGATCGCGAAAGCGGAGAAGGAAATATTCATGTTCAACAATGAACCACTGGCAAATATTTTCAGGCTGATGTCGGAGAAATATCACCTCACCATTCAATGCCAGGAAGGTACGCTCAGAGACATGAGCTTTACCGGAACGTTTGATAGTAGCAAAGAGTCCCTGACCGATTTCCTGTCTACCATTGCTACGTTAAACAACCTGACAATGAAGCAGACAAACAATATCATTTACGTAACACCGTAA
- a CDS encoding SusD/RagB family nutrient-binding outer membrane lipoprotein, with protein MKTVTKSIILCLGLLGTSMTSCKKDLMKLNENPNGSNPATTNPNLVLSTVLTQAGIEIVTLGYQDMAGVMQHTQKDGWTTAHNEYDWGGSNSWTPYYDILRNNQLVYNRAVSLQNELQQGVALVMKSMMFGLITDLWGDAPYSQALKGEDGPPATTPVYDPQQDIYTGILADLEKANILLSKPKSAYPAPIDAVDVYYQGNPAKWRKMANSLALRYYMRLSEKLPAIAKAGIEKIAGNPTQYPIITDAADDATMSFPGNSNADSWPANAVYDSDSSNYRRLKMCNTLVTGLEALHDPRLGVWANKVQCFLVINDKLPPGTGNVYKALDTVVNGENRKVRYISPDVLAAKGLTLKDINQDVDYVGLPPAIPGPAVYNLSPDAAQASRNPHVSWLNDIYKQAKGPLLKARLISAAEVHFILAEATAVKGWAAGDAETHYKAGIQASFSTWGISGNLAAYLSQPNVKFNNTQEQIITQKWIASWTAATEAWADYKRTGYPNLHAGSYAKAPVLPVRLYYMLEERNLNKTNVTEAMKRLEVTSQSAFGANGSQNSPWSKPWIIQGTGKPW; from the coding sequence ATGAAAACAGTTACTAAATCAATTATACTTTGCCTCGGGTTGTTAGGTACTTCCATGACCTCGTGTAAAAAGGACCTGATGAAATTGAATGAGAACCCGAATGGTTCCAATCCGGCAACAACTAATCCGAACCTCGTCCTATCTACCGTACTAACACAGGCAGGCATTGAAATCGTGACCCTGGGCTATCAGGATATGGCCGGTGTTATGCAACATACCCAAAAGGATGGATGGACCACCGCACACAATGAATATGACTGGGGTGGCAGCAATAGCTGGACCCCCTACTACGATATCCTGCGTAATAATCAGCTGGTATATAACCGCGCCGTGTCCTTACAAAACGAATTACAACAAGGCGTGGCCCTCGTGATGAAATCCATGATGTTTGGACTGATCACCGATCTGTGGGGAGATGCTCCTTATTCACAGGCATTAAAAGGAGAAGATGGTCCTCCTGCCACTACGCCGGTTTATGACCCGCAACAGGATATTTACACCGGCATACTCGCTGACCTGGAAAAAGCCAACATACTGCTTTCCAAGCCTAAGAGCGCTTATCCTGCCCCGATTGACGCTGTTGACGTGTACTACCAGGGCAACCCTGCAAAATGGCGCAAAATGGCTAATTCTCTCGCATTACGCTATTATATGCGCTTATCAGAGAAACTGCCGGCCATCGCCAAAGCAGGCATTGAAAAAATAGCAGGTAATCCAACACAATATCCTATCATCACCGACGCTGCAGACGACGCTACCATGTCTTTCCCCGGCAACAGCAACGCCGACTCATGGCCTGCCAACGCCGTGTATGACAGCGACAGCAGCAACTACCGTCGGCTGAAAATGTGCAATACCCTCGTTACCGGTCTGGAGGCGCTGCATGATCCGCGGCTGGGCGTATGGGCCAATAAAGTACAGTGCTTCCTGGTCATAAACGATAAACTGCCTCCCGGCACCGGCAACGTATACAAAGCCTTAGACACCGTAGTAAACGGCGAAAACAGGAAAGTAAGATATATATCGCCCGATGTACTTGCCGCGAAAGGATTGACGCTAAAGGATATTAACCAGGACGTGGACTATGTAGGATTACCTCCGGCCATCCCCGGCCCGGCAGTATATAATCTAAGTCCGGACGCGGCACAGGCTTCCCGGAATCCGCATGTATCCTGGCTCAATGATATCTACAAACAAGCCAAAGGACCCTTGCTGAAAGCCAGACTGATCTCCGCTGCAGAAGTGCATTTCATCCTCGCGGAAGCAACTGCTGTAAAAGGCTGGGCCGCCGGCGATGCGGAAACACATTACAAAGCCGGTATACAGGCTTCTTTCAGCACCTGGGGCATAAGCGGCAACCTGGCAGCTTATCTGTCTCAACCTAATGTTAAGTTTAACAATACACAGGAACAGATTATTACACAGAAATGGATCGCCAGCTGGACTGCCGCCACAGAAGCCTGGGCCGACTATAAACGCACCGGATATCCCAACTTACACGCCGGCTCTTATGCAAAGGCGCCGGTATTACCCGTACGGCTGTATTACATGCTGGAAGAAAGAAACCTGAATAAAACCAATGTGACAGAAGCCATGAAACGATTGGAAGTAACCTCCCAATCTGCTTTTGGCGCCAACGGTTCACAGAACAGTCCCTGGTCTAAACCGTGGATTATTCAAGGCACCGGTAAACCCTGGTAA
- a CDS encoding sigma-70 family RNA polymerase sigma factor, translating into MESIVQDIKNGNVERFKMIYQQYHTKLYFYVLKCTHSAYLSEETVQLSFILLWEKREKLSTEYNISAQLFRIAKSVMTDLLRKQQVRNRHTEIMIRETPDWHMETDLTVKDELTRVYNSIELLSPIRRYVFKLSRFEGLPHKEIAKQLSISPKTVENHIVRAIRQLKDSLLLLLPAIVAWFC; encoded by the coding sequence ATGGAAAGTATCGTACAGGATATAAAAAATGGAAATGTCGAGCGTTTCAAAATGATATATCAACAATATCATACAAAGCTCTATTTCTACGTATTGAAATGTACACATTCCGCTTACCTGTCTGAAGAGACAGTACAGCTGTCTTTCATATTACTTTGGGAAAAAAGGGAAAAACTATCAACAGAATACAATATTTCCGCGCAGCTTTTCCGTATAGCCAAAAGCGTCATGACGGATCTCCTGCGCAAACAACAGGTCAGGAACCGGCATACCGAGATCATGATCCGGGAAACGCCCGATTGGCACATGGAAACAGACCTTACCGTGAAAGATGAATTGACGCGGGTATATAACAGTATAGAACTACTGTCTCCCATCAGGAGATATGTTTTTAAACTAAGCCGCTTCGAAGGACTTCCACATAAAGAGATAGCCAAACAATTATCCATCTCCCCCAAAACAGTTGAAAATCACATTGTACGTGCAATACGGCAACTAAAAGATTCCCTGTTATTGTTATTACCAGCCATCGTCGCCTGGTTTTGCTGA
- a CDS encoding SusC/RagA family TonB-linked outer membrane protein, translated as MRVNIRQSRKDRPTKTIWLLLLSQLCIGSLLAQNTHPAAIGIIKNANNEVLARVMVRVENADNQVLANTQTTEKGIFTFPKLPVGGPYRFIFNYAGYTTDTLKGYTINDSSKLSLSVVMKKKVEELEQVLVTALGIKREKKALGFSVEEVGGKEFTRVTQENLLNSMSGKVAGVTINSTGGTGSSVSMIIRGATSLSSDNQPLFVVDGVPLANTVNNVSQIGQDNKVDYGNAIADINPDNIESVTILKGPSAAALYGSRAGNGVVLITTKTGKKVNRATVNASVNTVFDIPYKFLKWQTKFGAGQFSGVPVSRSGNMLTNPFGTIVTENIDATFGAELDMGYEEVQWNSPKDQNGKPIPMPLVSHKNNVKNFVNTGMTTTTAVSLANNNDKIAYRIGYANMTSKGIIPNTDLFKNALNLNSSLQANSKLSFSTNVDFSRTNSNNRPAGDRGANPLQAVYTISPHIDVRDLRDYWMPGQEGLQQRTQANGVFNNPYFLANEVKNGFVRDRVFGNIRADWKILPSLSFMARYALDTYNEKRETKIANSYINNPGGAYGIINLSNFERNIDVLLTYKKDIGHFDFSVAAGGNKRYQTGKNIITSTKDGTGLNTPGVYTIQNIAPQNLNYNSTMFEKGVNSIYGTLNVGYKGMAYLDVTGRSDWSSTLPDAAAYFYPAASLSLLINEMAHLTSGDINLIKLRAGAAQVGNDASPYQLLATLYNAGAWGNIPRLSTSGSLLNPFLKPEIATSYEGGADINLFSNRLRFAATYYMVENKNQIFSPKTAPSSGFSSRNINAGLLRSRGVEITLGGTPVQQKNWKWDVNLNFTRNRTKIISLPDDMPYYTLWEEGKGGAWTYVGEDIGDIYDAQLMTVTDKSSPYYGYPLLDNTGKWQSIDATNSRNKIGNFNPNFIMGLQTTLSYKNFTLSMTFDWRNGGDFVSQTYRYGEEKGNSQLFLDKLTNPGNMKGQELRDYLVSHQDELIIPSGNKFPLVGGPTPEYNGYGFAYGPYVLPYGGVFIPGVRAKGYDANGNPTGYIENLGGPGTTTLPYAGSTAWAFTRAFLFPASYLKLREVSLSYELPKSLLSGVSVQHASVSIYSRNIILWTAAKIGIDPENAYQPSTSVQGSGMQFMQGIERYNVTPWSIPMGAKLNVTF; from the coding sequence ATGCGTGTAAATATTCGACAATCCCGAAAAGATCGTCCCACCAAAACGATTTGGCTGCTCCTGTTATCGCAGTTGTGTATAGGCAGTCTGCTGGCGCAAAATACACATCCTGCTGCCATCGGTATTATCAAAAATGCCAACAACGAAGTGCTGGCACGTGTAATGGTAAGAGTAGAGAATGCAGACAATCAGGTACTGGCCAATACCCAGACCACAGAAAAAGGTATTTTCACTTTTCCGAAACTACCTGTCGGCGGCCCTTATCGTTTCATCTTTAACTATGCCGGCTATACAACAGATACCCTGAAAGGCTATACGATTAATGATTCCAGCAAACTATCGCTGTCGGTTGTCATGAAAAAAAAAGTAGAAGAGCTGGAACAGGTACTCGTCACCGCCCTCGGCATTAAAAGAGAAAAAAAAGCATTGGGTTTCTCCGTAGAAGAAGTCGGCGGCAAAGAATTTACCCGCGTCACACAGGAAAACCTACTGAATTCCATGTCTGGTAAAGTAGCCGGTGTTACCATCAACTCCACCGGCGGTACCGGCTCCTCTGTCAGCATGATCATCCGCGGCGCCACTTCCCTCAGCAGCGACAACCAGCCACTCTTCGTAGTAGATGGCGTACCACTGGCCAACACAGTGAATAACGTCAGCCAGATTGGTCAGGATAACAAGGTAGATTATGGCAACGCTATTGCTGATATTAATCCGGATAACATCGAAAGTGTTACCATCCTGAAAGGCCCCAGCGCCGCTGCATTGTATGGCTCCCGCGCAGGTAACGGGGTCGTACTCATCACCACAAAAACCGGTAAAAAAGTAAACCGCGCTACGGTTAATGCTTCCGTGAATACCGTATTCGACATTCCCTACAAATTCCTGAAATGGCAAACCAAATTCGGCGCCGGACAGTTCTCCGGTGTCCCCGTATCGCGCAGTGGTAATATGCTCACCAATCCTTTTGGTACCATTGTCACGGAAAATATTGATGCCACCTTCGGAGCCGAGCTGGATATGGGTTATGAAGAAGTACAATGGAACAGCCCGAAAGATCAGAACGGCAAACCAATTCCCATGCCACTGGTATCACATAAAAACAACGTGAAGAATTTCGTAAACACCGGCATGACCACCACTACGGCTGTTTCTCTGGCAAACAACAATGATAAAATTGCTTATCGGATAGGTTATGCCAACATGACCAGCAAAGGTATTATCCCTAACACCGACCTGTTCAAAAATGCACTCAACCTGAACTCCAGCCTGCAGGCCAATTCAAAACTGAGCTTCAGTACCAACGTGGATTTCAGCCGCACCAATTCCAATAACCGGCCGGCGGGCGACAGAGGCGCCAATCCCTTACAGGCAGTATACACCATCTCTCCGCACATCGATGTACGCGACCTGAGAGATTACTGGATGCCCGGCCAGGAAGGCCTGCAACAACGCACACAGGCCAACGGCGTATTCAACAATCCTTATTTCCTCGCTAATGAAGTAAAAAACGGATTTGTGAGAGACCGTGTATTCGGTAACATCAGGGCCGACTGGAAAATACTGCCCTCCCTCAGTTTCATGGCCCGGTATGCACTGGATACCTATAATGAAAAAAGAGAAACAAAAATCGCCAACAGTTATATCAACAATCCTGGTGGCGCATATGGTATCATCAATCTCAGCAACTTTGAACGCAATATAGATGTGTTGCTGACATATAAGAAAGATATCGGCCACTTCGACTTCTCTGTTGCTGCAGGTGGTAACAAACGCTATCAGACCGGCAAAAACATTATTACCTCTACTAAAGATGGTACCGGTTTAAATACACCAGGCGTATACACGATTCAGAACATTGCACCGCAAAACCTGAACTATAACAGTACGATGTTCGAGAAAGGGGTGAACAGCATCTACGGCACGTTAAACGTAGGCTATAAAGGGATGGCCTATCTGGATGTAACGGGTCGTTCCGACTGGTCCAGCACCCTGCCGGATGCAGCAGCCTATTTCTATCCCGCCGCCTCACTGAGCTTGCTGATAAATGAAATGGCCCATCTCACCTCCGGTGATATTAATCTCATCAAGCTGAGAGCCGGCGCCGCACAGGTAGGTAACGACGCCTCCCCCTATCAATTGCTGGCAACCTTGTATAATGCCGGCGCCTGGGGTAATATCCCACGCTTATCTACTTCCGGTAGCCTGCTCAATCCATTCCTGAAACCAGAAATCGCTACCTCTTACGAAGGAGGCGCCGACATCAACCTGTTCAGCAATCGCCTGCGTTTTGCCGCCACCTATTACATGGTGGAAAATAAAAACCAGATCTTCAGTCCTAAAACAGCCCCATCATCCGGATTCTCCTCCCGCAACATCAACGCAGGTTTGCTGAGAAGCCGTGGTGTGGAAATAACGCTCGGCGGTACACCGGTGCAACAGAAAAACTGGAAATGGGATGTTAATCTGAACTTCACCCGCAACAGAACAAAGATCATTTCACTCCCTGATGACATGCCTTACTATACCCTTTGGGAAGAAGGTAAAGGTGGCGCATGGACCTACGTAGGAGAAGATATCGGCGATATTTATGATGCACAACTGATGACCGTTACGGATAAATCATCTCCCTATTATGGCTATCCGCTACTGGATAATACCGGTAAATGGCAGAGTATAGATGCTACGAATTCCCGTAATAAAATAGGCAACTTCAACCCTAACTTTATTATGGGTCTGCAAACAACACTGAGCTACAAAAACTTCACCCTCAGTATGACCTTCGACTGGAGAAACGGCGGTGACTTCGTTTCCCAGACCTACCGTTACGGAGAAGAGAAAGGCAATTCACAGCTCTTCCTCGATAAACTCACCAATCCCGGTAACATGAAAGGACAGGAACTCAGAGATTATCTCGTGAGTCACCAGGACGAACTGATTATCCCCAGCGGCAACAAATTTCCTTTAGTGGGTGGCCCTACACCGGAGTATAATGGTTATGGATTTGCCTATGGTCCGTATGTACTGCCTTACGGTGGTGTATTTATTCCCGGTGTAAGAGCCAAAGGATACGATGCCAACGGTAACCCTACCGGCTATATTGAAAACCTGGGAGGCCCCGGTACCACTACCCTTCCTTACGCAGGCAGTACCGCCTGGGCTTTCACAAGAGCATTCCTGTTTCCGGCTTCTTACCTGAAACTGCGGGAAGTATCGCTCTCTTATGAATTACCCAAAAGCCTGCTCTCCGGTGTGAGCGTGCAGCATGCCAGTGTGTCTATCTACAGCAGAAATATCATTCTGTGGACGGCCGCCAAAATTGGTATTGATCCTGAAAATGCCTACCAGCCTTCTACCTCTGTACAGGGCTCTGGTATGCAATTTATGCAGGGCATCGAAAGATACAATGTTACTCCCTGGTCTATTCCCATGGGCGCTAAACTGAACGTTACTTTTTAA